The Lepeophtheirus salmonis chromosome 13, UVic_Lsal_1.4, whole genome shotgun sequence genome segment tataatggaaataccCTAggattgttttcaaattttcctaCTTTTAATGCCTCTCTATGAACTATTTCTAATAAAGGAGCCAACAAGatacaatatttcttaaagCATTCCATCGGGAAATTATCTGGTCCATGATTTATTGTGCATTACTCTTAATGAATATctcatacatattatttggcttaataaaccatcaacaTTTTAAAGGAAAGATTTCAAGGACTGATTGTTATGGGCCAGTCCCATTGACTAAAGGATCTGAATGTCTGAAGGACCATGGATATGAAGTACCAATCTCAAGGCTGTCCTAAAGACCGGTTCTAAGACTTGACTGAACAGAATAAATGAGGACCGACATAACAATTTGCAGTTGTTAGATCTTTATCTATTTCCTTTTAAAGTTGCattgaactttattttataacacttattttacttttacagGAAGCACACCaattatttacaatacatagaaataataataacaatgaggAAGTTGATGCCATGCTGGTGTCAACAAAGTAGACAGGCCCAAGACCCATAGTAATTAGGCTCCggttaaaagacaaatttttctttaataatatgtggtttgaataaaattaattaatatgttaggaaaacaaataaaattcatttttacataccatcgtttatattttattcaaatcttagcATAAACACACAGGAATTATTAATCtatcatagagataaaatacatggaATGATGATACTGGAAATTATTTGCAACAGAAAACGacagaaaaaagatatttcaccaaaacaattgaaataatTGTATTTCCCGCTATaagttttaacaattttatagtaTAAGTATGGCccttgtaaaaaatatagttttgaagaCAAAGGATTAGGTTTTTCAATCTATTAAGGATTATCTCTTTGATTCATCTCTTGAATCAAACCATATATTTCAGCCAAGGGgagattaatcagaatcgggaATCGTTTTCTTTTCTGGAATCAGAATCTAGATACTCATGgcgaaaataatatttaatttacgattctaattcttatgtatttattactggtattcgactaattattacttttctaagttatgaagaaaaaaaatagccctCCCCCTTccaatgaaattactcaaaatcatattgcttcacgatgatattacccacaacgTTTTTGTCTCATAATCATAATGAACACAACGAAATTAGCGGAACGTTTTTGTccgcaacctttttaccacaatcattttacccgacacttcaaaaaatatattatttattcctgtatatatttctgaatcggagaaaaaatgacaaaaatctcgttaaatgtcaaaaaatccctCATTTTTTGTCACTATGACAACAATTATAGTTCGTCGTGAAGACATAcaacttcaaaataataaaaaattaaaatctattaaaatttattgctcGCAGATatactttgatatatttattaagtatcaAGGCTTATTGATAGTATATGAAATGTTGCTCTCTGTaggccacaaaaaaaaaaaattgtgtgttaaagattaattttatttttttcgagttAAAATTAATCAGGCGTACACCATCCCAATCCAAAAGTTCAAAATGTATggactaaaattaattattcttttgttttatgtatCAGCGTAGAGGATTTTATAACGTCTAgctgtattttgaataaattgaaatgggggatgtaaataaatattatatatttaaataatacttatgtaaaaaaaatattttttgatgtctaagcacataaatattaatttaagtaattttttttttctgttattttttccattaagcATTGAAAGATATGAGATGGCAAATTAAGTcccattatttttgtatgattgaaTACGAAATAAAATGGGAGAAATAGCATATCCCTACTCATTTACTATAGTCTTTAAAGAGATGTTACGGTAtacgaataaaatatgaaaaggtacatattattatttgaaaaacggATTAAATACACGGAAGAAACAGCTTAATATTTATAACGCAACCTAACAATATGAAGGATGATACAAAATGAAGAGAACTCCAGCAGGGTTTCCGAAAACTAGTATAAATAGGGCCTCTGTTTAAAATGTGTAACTGTAGAGAGAGCTGGGTTTAGTGAAGTTTGGGAAACACTGGCTTAAGAAATGTACAGCTATCATATTATAGAGtcccgacaagcttagtagcggatCTGGTTTCATAATCTACCCCACATCTTCTCTCTTGTATTTACACTGTCTGGtacctaaaaccactttttcagatccataagaagcctttagctatttggaacgtaaaaaaaatcataagaaaaggctgtaattgcacaaaaaaaaagttaaaaattgtcttattgattcaagttaatttattttttatactatatattttattttatttgtatattcaatatAGGAACTGGTACAATAGCACAAGTACTGAGACCAATAAGCAATATATAGCGGCCtcagttcgactttgtcggttctaGTCCTAACGGTTCAAGAACCGAAGCCGAAGTATCGCCAAGAGCACAACCTGTCGTAATTCACATGATCTTAATTATTGTTAATCTACCTCCTAGGAGATTAGTTATGGGAtacaattacacaaaaaaatagcaTAATGAATCTTTAATGTTATGAATTAATCATATTGATATGAGTATTATACTGGATACTCGTTTAAGATCTAATATCTATTGGGTAACttgattcattttgaaaaaatgttcatattgtGTACATGGTTCACCATAATAATTGTGTATTGTAACTATCATTTTTAAGTGCTCCTCTACATTGAATGcattttttggcttcaaaaatcattttgtactacaataaaaacaatatgtacttaaataaaaCACTTTGGATTCAATCCttggaacaaaaatttgaaaatcccacacttcaaatatatttttatatgttttaataaaacaattgtccttttctttttgtactTTGAGTCTTCGTCcaaaaacaactaattttcttttaagagCATGAGTCACAGCCAGGAAACAGATCTTCATCGTTATATATCTTACAAGTCATATTACTCTACCTAAAACGCCCTCTTCGTCTAAGCGATTTATACTTCCTTATTTCATTATCATTGCTGTAGGAGCTGTTATTATTAGTACTTAATTATTGAGAAGATGATCtactaagtataaaataataactaatgtgtGTGCTCAAGTAAGACTGagaatatcaacttttttacgataatattttaatcaatacaaatatattatgcattatTGCTCGACTTTGATattgaattgaatatataacattaaaaaaataattgatttttttccaatttattctaataaatcaaCTCTTACGAACACAACtatccatataatttttttaaatattagtccATTTTATTGGCTTAATTGGtttttaaatcaatcatttggtaaatttcaatttctaataaaatatatttaacaaagtcCCCACCAACACATAAGTCCATATGTACCAAAATACGGATTTACGAAGAGAAAAAATCTAGCAGAAGGCGTGTGCGAAAGTCTAGAAGTGTTTTGGAGACTTTGGCAAAAATACTGGATGTGTATTACTTACATTGgagaaatcaatttgacatcaattatatttaatattgataaattcttaatctttcgtccagtttttttttttcaatccgttgcttcgtttaattgcatcttttgttggaaaataagtcatttcaaaatagcctttaaaattacaaataaagtcTAATGGATCAAATATTAACGTTAATGGATTGAAAGAAAACTGTTTAtctagtattttgtaaatttaaaaaaaaaattgtttatgcaACGTACATAAATTTGATTCCGATATttgcaccttcaatctttattactccGCAAAATGGATGgtctttgtcttaatttttaacctctcctttttttccATAACTATTATTAACTGTTTGGAGAGTATGGGAAGAAATTCATAtactcaaatttcatattaaaggaATTCAATTACAGGTATTTAAAAGGATCATCTTTTGcacaataattcttttttaattcctgaaaatttcattcaattatcttgatgtttaagaaagttgtggtgttttatgaaatattatattttattagatcacagattttggtgtatgTATATGCACTAAGAAAAAAAGGCGTGAAATTTCGAAGATAAATTGAGCataacttacaaaaataaaacttccttgaataaaatttccttattattgaagctagagacgagattttggtatcaaaatgtcttttttactattatctAGTAGATAAATCAGGtttaaaaggggaaaaaatagaatttgaaattttttgttacatgTCAACCATACATCTTGGACTAAATCCATttcactctctctctctttattgaatcaattgaaaatcaaaagaaaCCTCTTACCATTATACTATGGATAAAGccttatatttttgcaattttagatCATTTCTGagtttatttgtatgtaattaGATGCAAGGagaaaaaagggagaaaaaataaggaGGATTGCCAgagattttatatttgattttggcAAAATAAATCATGATACTGTAGATTTATTCAACATTacctttttacatttataatataatgtaggATTTAAGTACTGCACGTGAAATTGAATAGTGCgtctaattaaatttatagttatgCTAATAGTTAAACGTCGTCTAACGGTCAAAGGATTTAAGAGTCTCACTGCACTAAGTGGCTATATCCAGTTCCCACGCAGGTATTTCATaccataaaaaaactataataaacctGTTAATTAATCTTCAGCCTGTAGTCACATAAATATTAGATAGGTTCAAATATGAAAGTTCAATGTAGAAtgggtatgtttaaaaaaaaagaaaccaaaaatcaacatggtgaccctgaaaatttgaaggagagaaaaCATAAGTTGTggcaagggaggaaggagaaaaggatgtaaacaaagacatttgatattattacttcgatgtcgatccccaattatactctgagtaaaaaaaaataatatacaattataaatcctcATGGTCTTTTATGAGGGCACACGAAtcttcaatcaggttttgaatataattgaatctatttggaaaaggatgttcactattcaggaattaaataataatgacaactgctaaggaaaagaaaattcatttccCAAAGATTTCCAGTTCCAAAACAACAGGCCTGATAAAAAacacacaggattttcatcattacttaTACCCTTTcttaaagagtaaaaaatgtgtattgcatgcacataaatgaatgttttttccatatatttccGTATTTCCTTCCCTCTCTATGTCTGAATGTTATTACATTGTTGTCCTGCCGTAAATTTTATCCTTTATTGGAGAGGTAGGCTACCACCGCCCTGCGAGTAAATTTTGACCGGCCCGCCAtcttatcataaaaaaagacaatcatCTAAATATAGGCATACTAATCTACCCTCTACATGGATAGCTGTATAGGCCTCTGCCATGACACTACATATCTGTTTGGCTCCTACTCTCCAGAAGTATGCTGACCCCTGCtttattgtattcttttatatttatataatttcaacatttGAATGACTCTAAAATACGAAACCTAGCTTAAGAGATCACCTGCATTAAGCGGTTACTTTATAAGTTTCCTTTAACTGACCGCTTAGTACAAGTTTGACGACGTACTTCTACTTCAttccatataaattaaatttagttccATGGAATATTTATGATCCCtgaaacaattcaatttttaaattgattatgaCTGAGGAGATAAAAGCTAATAACTACTGTGTGTACTCATTAAAGACAGAGAATAGCAAGAGGTTTTGCTCATGAGTTATAAGCGTTTGTACTTGTTgggctcggagtagaattgagaatcgacatcggagtaattccagcctttGTCTTCACTATATAAGGAGtcggatatatatttatttatttcatatcacggctgtttgcagctgatctaataatacatcatgacagctaagttgctctcctgCCGAACATTAttgaaattgtcaggattaccgcGATAATCTTCagggtttttttattcttacatactggcatgacatattttatacacgtCTGGACATGAATCAGTGCATGGAGGTGCGCGCAAAGGTTTGAAAATGAatctctataaaaataattcgctcgaaataatttcaaaacttttttatattattcttaccACGGTTTTTTCTCATTAGTGAATGATTTCTCATAAAATATGAATCCATAATTTAAACTTTGcatgacataattttatttttaattgttttttctgtattttttcataattaaaaagtatatcgTATTTACAagtcagatttaaaaaaaaaagttggaatcgAAGGTGCTTGAAAAccctacaaaatacatatatatatatacatattgattCGTGATGAGCGTGTATCTTTAGCGCCACTACAATCAAATATCGAAGCTATAACCTTTGCAAAACATAAAActattgttgattaataaacttgatgatttcttataaaatttacattagaatGACATCTGGGCAAAAATAACTGTCCAAGCTACCTTGATATTTgtgactaaaaaataatatgtaaattccaaaatttgaagaaaCTATGATTAAAATAAGTTCAGTCAATATAACACCTACtccaaaaacaataattaagcATTGATACGACTCTCtttgtagtttaaaaattaaactaacaTTATTCGTGAGttgaaataaattcttatttgcgtctagaaaaaaattaataataataattatatagatactGGGTTATGAGTAACTAAGTATgtgaaaattgtacaaatcccCATGAgcttacatataaaaaattgtatacatatgtTGGTAATCTGCAAGATGCTCtgagtaattatttttcctgatttcaaaaattttaagcgAGTAAAAAGTACTATACtttattttgtcaactttttcaGTAGATAATCAGGGGTGTTCACAGGGATTGGACTGATGTGAATGTACCCCTctcccccccctaaaaaaaaggatatttgcttttgacaagaaattttaatatttccaaaaggATGAGTTTTCTGTAAAAagctataaattattgaaattttcctccgaaaaatttaatttcttgtgaacagctggggatttttgaatttttttcgaagaaatggaatatttgaaattaattttttttttaattttaatattttgtgaacagctgtgaattattgacatttcttccaaaaaattaaatttttggaatatctatggattttttttttttcaagccgactttttttttatttacacacatGAGAATTTAAACAATCTTTCCATCAATTGTTATGTCTCCATAACTGTAGAGTTGAATGgaaacatacattttatacCTTAAAAACGAAATAGACTAGcgataaaaagttgaattttagAAAGGGCTAAAGTTGATCGATTAAATCGACTATTTTTTAGTTACagatttgatcttttttaatcatcctgaacaacatatacatatattattttaaaagaacatattctttgacataaaattattacGTTCCTAAATATCGATGTATATATCTGACTCTAAATATAGATctatcttttcttttaaaagaaaaatgacaaaatagacattttaatttaaaaaaattataaataaaatatttttggaaaggcGAAAAAAACTCTAATCTGTATAGAGGCAGAGatagttttcttattttcttatacCTAATGTCAACAAgcattctaaaaaatattatcttagtcacaaaattattgaatcaatttataaaaatatatattttggtttttagaTCGTATAAATagatatcataaaatatgaagcaatatatattttaacatcaaATGAGCTAAAAGCACAAGAatgcatttgttttttttttttttttttttttttgcacaaaatatgtattgataaattaaagccAATGTATGCGtgtctttaatataatttaaagaaaaaaagaaaatttcaactttgctattaaaaatattatgaattataattacatagtgtttggaaaatatatttaaaaataaaacccaaaTGCTAAAAAAGAGTTGTGGTATGCCGATTAACTGTGGATCCTTCTTCCTCTCTCCCTCTTTCATCGAAGTGAGGTAGAACTCTTCTTTTGTAAAAGGATCTTTGGTTTGATGGGACAGACATGATTCATGAGTTGTTTGTTCTTCATAAAAGATTTCTTACAGAAATAGCAAGTCCCTGTATTACGACATTCTGCCAGTGCTCCTTGATTAGGTATTATCCCCATCTGCTCACTCCTTTCCGACAAAATCGGCACTGACTCTGTTTGTCGAGGAGGGGAGACGGCGCCTGCAGATTCATTTCGAGCAAAGACCTCTGAACGAGGGGGAAGGACGTTTTTAAACTCCAGAAAGTGTCTTTCAGGTAACTCATCATCCGAGTGAATCATGGAGCCTGATGATGCGGGATGTCGTGATGATGAAACGACTACGGGGAGAGGAGGCGACGGAGACTTGCAGGCAGTTCGTCGTTTTTTATGAGGAGTGCTCTTGATTATTGCTGCTGCGTTTGATTCGCTTATTCCTGATGAAGAGTGTTGATCCTCAGTAGACATATCTTCTCCTCTTTCCTCCCCTCCATTGATTGTTCTATTGGGTGAAGATCCGACTCGAGACGTGCTATTATTGTCATTAGGAGAGTGTTGATGTTTCGTGAGGCCTCTTATTTGAAGACTTGTAGCCGTTTCAAGTAAGGATTCGAGTTCTGAATGCGGAAGTCTCATTTCTCCTCGATACATGAAGCGAAGGAGTCGTTCAATGTCCGAAGCAGGGGTATCCtggaaaataacaaattgagaATTCTTAATCATTCTTCTCTAAagtatattaaagtattattattatttttttttttttagtctataGACTTTGAGTTGTACAAGTCTCTTTGTTTTAGAAATTCCCATGAGTTGAAAGAAATATCATTCAACTtcctttaatgatattttaatttacggGTAATTTAAAGTGACTTTGCTCCTTTGTAACCTATTCATTCTAGACATTTGATcaacttacaaaataaattaaatcagtaaataaataaagtttgaaatgtttaaatattccaGGAATTCTATCACAAGAACAGCAGTAGCGATAACAACAATCTAGAATATTTCAAGTTCAACGCAATCCACGAGTTGCTTAAACACAATGTTTTCTCTTACCTTAAGAAACACAACAGGATGACGATCACGAGGTATCTTTGTGAGAAGATCCCTAAAAAAAGGACTCGACACAGACAGAATAAATCGATGTGCATCAAAATACCGATCCTCTACACATAGAGTCACATCCGTTAATGACTCTCGTAGGTACAACTCCTCAGCAcatgagaaaaaattattagaataatcATTCCACCTCAAAATATACTCGCTCTCAACAACTCCCGTCATCTTTTCGACGTTTAGATTAAGACTGACAATTCTCTGTCCGTGtgccaaatgaaaaaaaagaagaagaaaaaaagagagagaaaatctGTCAAtgagccaaaaaaaatattaaaaaaattaatgtagactcccccccccccttccccccaTTTGGCTTAAATCCAAATCTTGATCATGATTTTGGCgcatagattttcaaaaaacaaaaaattatacacataTAGCGCCAAATtccattatttcatatatatataaatatatttttttttatcttgcagatttatacgtacatatatatgtgtacGAGTAGTATGTTTATGCTGTAATTATGAAAATGCTAAATAAGGGAGCCAAAATGGGGAATGAAAGAGAGAAATCATTCCTTCCTGGATAGGTATATACATAGAATACTCGTAAGTACACATAATATAtgcatgtatacatatataatgtataatcaGACGACTAGCATCATCCCTGTTGCCTTCATATCTACTAATTgcactatataatatatacgcATTCATCTGACCTTCAAAGGAATTGgcaggggcatctgcaggggCTGTAGCTCGCAGTTccaaaatcaagaaatttttgattcttatttgaagatttaacatttgaaatttaattaaatttttgatttttttttcctaaaatttaacacttgaaatttaattaaattttggaattttttttccaaaaatttaatatttggattcttttatccaaaaaaagttatttttgaaattaaatttcagataaaattcatttttttgtcaacaactttggatttttgaactttttttcaaaaaaaaaataattggcaggcaaggattttcaaaatatttttccgatatatttaatatttggaatttttttcttaaaaaatgttttatttgaaattaaattttatttttagtcaacaactctggatttttcaaatttttttccgaaaaaaaaaataactaactgtatatagctatttttttttatttccgaaaaaaattggatttgaaattaaattttagaaatctttttcctaaaaattttattttttgtgaagagctctgcaatgttgtaatttttttccaagaaatgtaattttttgagaatagctatggattttataaaaatgcccCCGATATTTTGCGTTTTATATTATCTTCTTGGATGTTAGCTCAAATAATGTATTGACTCTTGCGGTTTTCGTCTATTGTAGTCTAATAAAGAACAATTAATAAGttgttttattacaaaatatagttCATTTGCTTATAAAGTGGATCAAGTGGAAGCAGTCTTGTTCAGAGTgttatgtcagtccttatttaagactacCATCTAGTTCACTCTCAGTTCGGTCCAGTTTAGTAATGCATATCAGTCCTTaaacttatacaatttgttCCTTGGTGATGTCACTCCAGAAATCCCTTGTATTGTGATGTGGCAAATTGATCTTTGATCGTTCATGTGACTTAAATATTACACTTTGGATATCAGCCTTATCCAGAAAAGGACTTACAAAAccaacaaattcattttttaatcaaataaaaaaatcgaattgaAGCCTTTGATGGATCCGAAATATTGCATCAACCTCAGGTTATGAAATAATACTCTCATTTTACAAAGTTCGGCTCCAGATTTATCCCATGAGGTAATAAAAACTATGCTGCAGCAAGAACATTTATTAGAATCAATgcactaaatattaatatcaatgttAAGAAGAACAAGGAAATTATTAAACAGTTTAAGAAATGGTCTCATAGTATTTAAGAATatctttataacaaaaaaaaatcataataatagttaataaataaatatataaagtcaaactgtagtaaaatttatttctatatgaatAGAAGACTATATATTTCTCTCTAAGGATGagttttaatgtatattttaagatattgacaaaaaaatcaaaattatatttatgtttaaattctt includes the following:
- the LOC121128207 gene encoding uncharacterized protein is translated as MTGVVESEYILRWNDYSNNFFSCAEELYLRESLTDVTLCVEDRYFDAHRFILSVSSPFFRDLLTKIPRDRHPVVFLKDTPASDIERLLRFMYRGEMRLPHSELESLLETATSLQIRGLTKHQHSPNDNNSTSRVGSSPNRTINGGEERGEDMSTEDQHSSSGISESNAAAIIKSTPHKKRRTACKSPSPPLPVVVSSSRHPASSGSMIHSDDELPERHFLEFKNVLPPRSEVFARNESAGAVSPPRQTESVPILSERSEQMGIIPNQGALAECRNTGTCYFCKKSFMKNKQLMNHVCPIKPKILLQKKSSTSLR